TTCTTCTGAAAATTCCAATACACAGTAaaagcattaaaggggctgtcccatcacaaggatcctatctatactgcttgttaatgtggatgtaagacttttcctaaatacaatgcttcagaaaaactgctttgtttgtccactatcttactttattcaattcattgttgacacatcccttaactgatctgctcaaaagtcaagtgacgtatctgctgctctgaggggggagggaggaggggctaagtgcacgggagcgagcctgtgtatctagctattcctgtgtctataccacgtgacctaggtcctgcactcagatagggaagaggagctgctttcatttctgaactcgtcttctgttctcccagttatcaggctagctaattcaattgtgttcattatggcagagataggcagtctctgtatgtaacacagaatggagttgctcctgcctgtacttcatagtccaatattgtgcatatagtgtttttgaggacctttgatgacatcacaggcccttcagccaccccataggatcacgctatgtggtgggcggagcgaCACGgtgatttgggggcggagctaaacggcaggttgcatgtgaaaccccacccaccaaatgacgcaagaaaccagaaagaaagaagattttacagcagtgaagactggtgagtatgcgacgtgggaatacccatttaaaggagttgctggaagaagacggtgTGGTGGCCATGCCAGGCTGCTCAGCTCCTATTTATATGGCTTGTGACATTCCAAAATTCCACCACGCAGTTGGCTAAGTAATAGGTAGAATACATTTTGTAACCTGCCACAGCCGCCATAGCATATATGGCAGATGTTTAGATTAACTAGGCCAAGTTTACACTGTAAATAAGATTCATATTTCAGCTCCAAGGTCTGTGTTACATTTTCATTTAACATAACTGAAGCCAATTACCTACAGCAGAAATATAAAATTTCTACAAAAAATGACTGTTATTCTCACTCGCTATTTCAATATTCTTCCAGAGCTGTGGAAtcagggaaaaaaatatattcctataaaaaaataaccatatttagatttgtacaGAAATTATTTATGAAAATATAAATAGTTACATTTTGCAATTTTAAAGTTTTTAGCTAATTATTTCAGTGATGATAGTCTGttctcttgatcagttgccaatggatttgGACCACTGACTTTCTATACACTGAAAATCCAACCAAGATTCCCATAATGGGTGGGTTACCTTCTCACACAAAcactgtccctgcctgataacccttcCGCATGGTCTTCTCAGTCTTGCAAAGTTCAtaactatttttatttttctgtagacCTAGCTAAGTGAGGGCTTATACTTTGCATgaggagttgtactttcattcggcaccattttattaacattttttgggGGTGAATCAGTGTGAAAAATCCCACAATTCTAATAATTTTtcagcattttgtttttacgTCATTCATAGTATGGGATAACTAACATTTTTGGATAGAGCAGACTTGCACACACGTAGGGATACCCAACATGTTTGcttattttgtttacattttttttaataaatgtttttttttttttactttattatttattttttaaatacttttaaaacaTTTCTCAAGGGAACATGAACCTGTGATTGAACTACATTGCACAGAGGTTCCCTATTTACAATAGGAAAAAAGGCATTCAGGAGACAGTAGCTCAGCTTCTCATCGATCTTGCCCCTGTACCATCCTGATGCCGTGATTGCTATTGATAATGGCAGCTGAGATTTTACGCCACCAGAGTCAGCATTTCCTGTCTTTGGTGACTAGTCCTTGGTCTCTGTGTAATAAGAGTTCCTGTGCCCACAGAATTaatttttttagtttgttttttttctattatgaGTGAAAGGGACGTAAAGGTTTGTCACAGAGCAACAACGATACAATGATATGAGTGGATATTtgcatactactactactactttctTTTGTATATGGGTTTGAGCAATGTGTGTACAAACCTTTATCACCATCTGAGATGAGATCCCATTCTCCTTTTTGAACAATGGTTATATTGCCCATTGCTTGGCTGAGCCTTAGAAGACTTCCATGTTGATCACTACTATCCACTGGCTCAGTGAGCTGGAAGTATAAGATAAagaaaaaacatttcagattttcACTTTCACTTTAGATTAGTTGTTCAAGTAAAAGATGCATCTTGGATCTTAAATTCAGATTCACTTGTGTGCAAATGTGGCATAATGCGAGAAATATTTGTTTTCTTTAATATCAATTTGTGCTGCAGTAAAGTGCCTTTGTCTCATGGTATGCTAATTCTTTCACCAGCTTCAGCTTTTAGCATCTATTAACAGGCACAGCTCCTCTGATTTTGATACAGTTGGAACTtttactctagcccccaccgttcctgagaaaccaTTGGTGTTAATTTTGTGTCTGCTATGTTATTTAAGCTCTGTCCTgtaagaagggcagtgtcaggcaggagcagataagggatgctattctgagctctgactgcagctctgaataacccctccccccttccctgtctAACACTGCCAATCTGACAATAGGGAGCCCAAATAGTACATTGGacacaaaactaactgcacttattgctcaggaaaagGGGGTCTAGTcagaaatcagtggagcaggacctattaacagatgcaaaGAATTGGTAAAGGTGATGAAAGGTGATCTTTAAAGTGGCACAATGTGTAAAAAGAAATGAATTAAATTAATACATTATTGCCGACAAAACAGCATGCACAAAACCCCCCTTCAAAAATGTGTcaatcatgaagtggttaataattAGCACCAAAATGACCTTCTCTTGCAAGTAGTATCTAAGATTTCTATTGCAGCCCAGGAATTTGGTAAGGACTATCACTATAACCAAATGTACATACAATTTCTCATTGTATATTGAATGTAATTAAAGTATTTACTTATTCCAAAGATGTGGATGAACCATGATCAAGCATTGGAActctaaataaatatatttaccaCAGCTTCATACAGCCGACTGAACTCCATAAAATTTGGAGTGAGGACAGCCCTCTGATAGCCTTGAATAACAGAAGGTTGTTGAGCAATAAGCCAAAGTCCGTCCTAAAATATAATGGTAACATTTGCTTAGTGCCAAGAGAAATACAGATTTACCCCCAGAATCATGCGTGGCATACTCACTGCATCTATCACCAGGGGGATGCCCTTTGCCTTGGCTCTCTCAATAATACCCTGGTAATGAAGCACAACTATTAATATTATCAAGAAGAATTATACATGGACATTGAATGATTGAGCCCTATAATACTAATTCCCCCATGTCATTGTTACCTTTGCAGTATCCAGTATGGAATCATTTCTTCCCAGACCTGGTCCTATTACTAGAGTGTGTAGTCTCGGAAGCCATTTTTCTATTTCATGCAAAGCATTGGGATGATCGCTGTGcgaacaacatatacacaaacaatatacatatacacaaacaaTGTATATTAATGTTATCAATAGTGCGGATTAGAAATAAACACTTACAGAACCGGATGTACAATCAGCTCTGGACTGTAGGACTTAATCACACTGGCTGCATCTTTGGTACAAAATACCTGGGACAAATCTGCACCCTGTGAAAAGCAAAGTACAGTGGGATAAGAACAAAAAATTATTTCTAGTACATCATTAAGGAAATTTTCAGTGCATTAAAATTAAAGGGAATCTTGCAGCACCAAAACCCATCCCCAGTACCTTATAGTACTCAGGGCCATGAGCAGAGTGTTTTTAGAACTGCCACTTAATTTTTACAATAAGATACTTTGCTATGTAAGTGTGCTAAGAGTTCATCGGGGGAGTGTTGTGGGGAAGCTGAGCATTGTGGCAAGATCTTCCTCTTGCTCAGGAGGAGGTGGGGAAAAGCTCCCATTATGTCAGTGTTGCTGGAATATTCAGCAAAGACCTTGCCGCAATGCTCAGCCACCACAGAACACACTCCAAAGCACtcttagctcatttgcataggaaAATGGTTGTCAGAACTATAAAAAGATACTGGCCtggtctattaaagggattcaatcattaaatgaTTAAATCATTCTCcttaatacgtaggaatagccttaaagtatcttctcctaactttagatgtcttctccgcgctgccatttggtagaaatccaggttttcttttgtatgcaaatgagttctctcgcagcattgggggcagtccccaggactcaagagaactctccagcaccgcctctctttgcctggaacagcctctccctgtgtcttcttccagcaatggcttcaaacttctaggcatgtgcagtcggctctgccgtcgggcaggaaaattgccgcgggcacgcagtcggctctgccagaggcccgacggcagagctgaCCACacagacctagaagtttgaagccagcaacATAAGAAAACggagggagaggccgttccaggtgaagatagaggtggcgtaggagatttctcttgcagcattggagacgcccccagtgctgtaagagaattcatttgcatacagaagaaaacccggttttctaccaaacggtggcacggagaagacctctaaaggtaagagaagaagagcctttcttaaggctgttcctatatgttagggaagaaaaaaatgtattttaatgatttaatccctttaatgattttactgctgatagactccctttaaactaagCTAAAGATTTAAAGGCTACATATGGGTACAATAACAGCAAAAGTTTGGGGGAACGTAGCATTAACATAGCAAaaggttactcacctctcccttgtCCTTTGCCAGTCTCCCAACACACAGGAAATACTTGGAGAGTTGTGGGCATCTCCAAATATTGTCTGTGTGTTGGACAATAGGAAGAGCAGCGGGGAACCAGGCAGCAGGGAATGGTAAGTAACATTTTGTAATGTAATCCCCCTTATGTGTAGCcccattaaagggaacctttcaccatgaaaatgcaatctaatctgcaggcagcatgttaaagAACAGGAGGAGCTAAGCAGATTAATATATTAGTTTTGTGGGGAAAGGATTCAGtatcacttgtcatttatttcccGGTTCCCTCTATGTTCAGGAGTAACTGAACATAGAGGGAACAGAGATAGCTGCCAGCCACTGTTAGGAGAAATTAAGTCCTGTGGGTAGTCCTTAGCATAGAGGGAACAAGGAAATCTTttaccgatagatagatagatagatagatagatagatagatagatagatagatagatagatagatagatagataatctgttcAGCTTCTCTTGCCTGCAGATAACAcaacattttcatggtgacaggtacCCTTTAAAATCTAATGTTAATGGGAAACCTATTTTGTGCTAAAATGTAATATCTTCAACTAAAAtaaactgtaatatatatatatatatatatatatatatatattgtatttatgaaaaataataagGTAGAAGTTAGAATAATCAGCTTTGAAGACCTTTAATTGTAATGCAAAGGAAAGATTTAGAAAACTTCACAGGTGCAATATCCTTTTTTACATACcactttcagtgctgaaattgctGCAAAGTACGGAGCACCTgtatatctatataaaaaaaaaaaaaaaattgtttagcaTGACAATAGATAAtaaatacactgtatatttaaacAACCTGCAGGAACATACTGCACCTTGTCTGCCTTCACTGTATACATGCACATACTCCATTTGTGCATAAGCCAAACACATTCAATTCATCAAACACATTTTTCCACTGCAATAAATTTTATTTTGTGTGAcccaaagtaattttttttaaaaaacatgacTTGCATTCTATTACCAGTGGCCCctaacattgtgtttttttcttttgtacaaTAAGTTCTTGGTCACAAAGGCAAATCCTCGGTGTAaaagaatcctactaatattataaaggtgaaagtacactcaccggccactttattaggtacaccatgctagtaacgggttggacccccttttgccttcagaactgcctcaattctccgtggcatagattcaacaaggtgctggaagcattcctcagagattttggtccatattgacatgatggcatcacacagttgccgcagatttgtcggctgcacatccatgatgcgaatctcccgttccaccacatcccaaagatgctctattggattgagatctggtgactgtggaggccattggagtacagtgaactcattgtcatgttcaagaaaccagtctgagatgattccagctttatgacatggcgcattatcctgctgaaagtagccatcagatgttgggtacattgtggtcataaagggatggacatggtcagcaacaatactcaggtaggctttggcgttgcaacgatgctcaattggtaccaaggggcccaaagagtgccaagaaaatattccccacaccatgacaccaccaccaccagcctgaaccgttgatacaaggcaggatggatccatgctttcatgttgttgacgccaaattctgaccctaccatccgaatgtcgcagcagaaatcgagactcatcagaccaggcaacgtttttccaatcttcaattgtccaatttcgatgagcttgtgcaaattgtagcctcagtttcctgttcttagctgaaaggagtggcacccggtgtggtcttctgctgctgtagcccatgtgcctcaaagttcgacgtactgtgcgttcagagatgctcttctggctaccttggttgtaacgggtggctatttgagtcactgttgcctttctatcagctcgaaccagtctggccattctcctctgacctctggcatcaacaacgcatttccgcccacagaactgccgctcactggatgttttttctttttcggaccattctctgtaaaccctagagatggttgtgcgtgaaaatcccagtagatcagcagtttctgaaatactcagaccagcccttctggcaccaacaaccatgccacgttcaaaggcactcaaatcacctttcttccccatactgatgctcggtttgaactgcaggagattgtcttgaccatgtctacatgcctaaatgcactgagttgccgccatgtgattggctgattagaaattaagtgttaacgagcagttggacaggtgtacctaataaagtggccggtgagtgtatgtatgtttggacgtttgtgggtttgtgtgtttggatgtttgttcctcaatcacagccaaacggctgaatggattttgttgaaatttcacacacacagacatattgcccaggaaggaaggataggctactttaaatgtgggtcactcaccccaaatcgccaccatgaccctccaaagaaccctccggcTCTGCTGTacaagctggcattccgccagcgctggtctgtccatgtacctcctattggtgcatggctgggtgtgggctggctatggagccagggctgcggcaccatacattgggggctgaatgtgcgcgtgccgattgagcagggaaacagtgaggaagatggcggcagcccacatggtcccgacgccgcagctatcccaggccgCCTACACACTGTCACTTCGCGGACGGCTAAAGAGGAGCGCACATGATGGTGTACCCGACATAACAAATAACTGGTCAGTGCAGCGGATACAGGTCGATGGGTAGGGGGTTTGCCctaggtcggtgtccccagggatcaaccacattcaccCTGAACACATTTCCTCCGTCGCTGCATGGGCGcagccatgtcccctctccatgctGGCACCTGGAGGAGTCTCTGGGGCCAGCGTCAGGTTgcaatgacagccgggagccttgcgctcCCCGGCCTATCAGTCTTTCacttctattgcagcctacgctgcatagcctgcagtagaagcgctggtattatgcagtgcattgcataaaagcggcgcttcaattgcagtctacctgccataggctGCAATCGAAGCGAAAGAGTGACAGGCTGAGGAGCCAGCGCAAAACTCCCAGCTGCCATAGCAACATGACGCCGCCACCCGCCTCAACCTGCAGGAGCCGGCGATAACAGCGATCATGGCAGCGCCCACGCGCTGCCGGAGGAATTGCATACTACCTATCGGTGGCCGCAAGGATCGGCGACATTAACCCTTCCGGCGCCTCAGTGACAGCTGACCGAGGCGCACGAAGGGTTAATGTCGCCCATCGTTGCAGGCTATgcggcctgcaatagaagccctggTACTatgaaatgcattacaatgcataagCATTTGTAATGCATTGCGTTGCTCATAAcacaccctggggttcaagaccccaaaacacagtgtaggaaatgcacaaacaaatttaacaaaaaaaaaaaaaaaaaaaaacagcaaccaaggataaaaacaaaaacattcaccACCCCTATCCCTACAACACATACAAAAGTTATtaaatacatattaggtatccctgtctccCAACGCCGCCAAATTCTGTCTCTTACCCgccacccggagtaagctccagCCCTGCCAGAGGTGGAGGGGCACGTGTGGAGGCTTTAGGGATTAGGGGGGACAGTGGGGTGCACAGGGCTTTGAAGCAGGGAGGACACGGAGGGGAGGAGTTCATGGTGTGCCGTGCGAGAGGGGTCGTCGCAAAACAGGGATTTGTGAGTCAGCGGGGGGTCCCCGGGCGCCGCAACATCGTCCCCAACCGtgacccacagacgaagtcgcgggtaaatgcTAGTAACTAatattttagcaaaaaaaaaaaaaaactggtgagAAAACCAAGGCCGAGACATTTACTTTAGGAGACAGTTTGGATTTTTCCAAAGACTGTGACACTTTCCTCCTCTACATCaatagaagaaaagaaaaaaaaaaaaaacagaaaaaacatcTGTGTGAACACACTTTACAAAAGCACTTTCCTTATCCAATAGTCCAGAAGCTCTGGCACATTGTGTGTTCGCATACTATTTTGGGCTGCATTCTCTACTCTTGCATGTACATTTGATATACTTTCCTACCTAACTATAAGGTAATCCAGCATCTATTAGGTCTTCTTTTGATTATTGAACATTGTACACCAAGATAACCACAGCCATTCAATACATAGGTTGTACTTACTCTTGACAGCCTCCAACAACGCCAATCTTCCCATCTTGACCTTTGTGCTTTTTAGAAGTAAGTGGGGGTATGACATTTCTGACCAGCTGGAATACATTCTCCATGTCCTTGGCTGGACGTGTGGGGCGCAGAGAGAAGGATCTCTCCAAAACTAAAATATGGAAAACAAGAAAATGAGTCTTTACTGGAGGCCCTGATCATCACAGGCAACAATTCATACATTAAGATGACcgcctgacagtatatacatgaGATGCCTAGCCCCACTTACCACTTTTCACACTTTGAGGACAGCATTAGTTAAGATAGCAGAATAGGCAGataggtaaaaaaacaaaacaaaacaaaaaaaacaaaaaaacagtaagCTCAAAATAGGGGGATTGTCTAAGGAATTTCTCTTTATTTGCTGTGCAGATTAGCAAGCAAGATGCTTCTTTTTTCgatgtcctgctgcgatctctacctcccattgaaaacaatgggaagtggaTTCTAGTAGGAATCTACTCCGGATTCGGTGGGCCAAATCCGCTCCCAAACCCATAGCAGATTCCTCTGTAAACACAGCCTAATATGTGGCACCAGTCTGCCTTCTCCCTACCTATGTTTGACAGATTTTCCCATATGTGGAATGCAAGCACCCTTTAAATCTATATAAAATACAGTGACTTTGCTATATTTATAACACATTGCTATGAACCTACGTCAAATCTATATCTAGAAATCTATATCCACATACAGATTGCAATGGTGACAGACCATTTTTATCTTCACTTTGCTTTAGACATGTGATTTAACAGTAATATACTGTGTAAAGTTGGCCAGAGATAAGATTTTCTTCTGGTACGAGCAGCATGTGTGTGACTGGAAAGCAGTAACCGGACATAAATGTGATAGCTTACATAACATTCTCAACGTTTTACATTTGcaacaagaacaaaaaaaacaaaaacatataggATAGACAGATACTTCTTTAGGTAAAAGGCAAAGTCGAAAACAAACACCTCTGGTGCTACTTCCTTCTCCCTCAGGCTGCTCAATTTCAACAGGACTTTGTTCTTATAAGAGAATAGCCCTCTACCACTTGGGAAACTCTCTGACATCTGCCGAAAATTTGCAATTTGATTAGCAGAATCTGAAGTGAAAGATTCTACGCATGTACAAACCACGTGACTGATACTGAAAACGAGTCCTGGGTTTGATACAAATGTTGGCAGGTGTCAAAATCTGAATGA
This sequence is a window from Leptodactylus fuscus isolate aLepFus1 chromosome 2, aLepFus1.hap2, whole genome shotgun sequence. Protein-coding genes within it:
- the NAXD gene encoding ATP-dependent (S)-NAD(P)H-hydrate dehydratase isoform X3, encoding MVFARCAAIVLERSFSLRPTRPAKDMENVFQLVRNVIPPLTSKKHKGQDGKIGVVGGCQEYTGAPYFAAISALKVGADLSQVFCTKDAASVIKSYSPELIVHPVLDHPNALHEIEKWLPRLHTLVIGPGLGRNDSILDTAKGIIERAKAKGIPLVIDADGLWLIAQQPSVIQGYQRAVLTPNFMEFSRLYEAVLTEPVDSSDQHGSLLRLSQAMGNITIVQKGEWDLISDGDKVLVCNHEGSSRRCGGQGDLLAGSLGVLVHWAFLAGPEKINGQNPFVVAAFGACTLTRQCNHQAFQKYGRSMTTTDMISEVGTAFSKLFET
- the NAXD gene encoding ATP-dependent (S)-NAD(P)H-hydrate dehydratase isoform X2, which codes for MSAWGSLAAFTVAATAGVLAAGLLYSLQEAVLERSFSLRPTRPAKDMENVFQLVRNVIPPLTSKKHKGQDGKIGVVGGCQEYTGAPYFAAISALKVGADLSQVFCTKDAASVIKSYSPELIVHPVLDHPNALHEIEKWLPRLHTLVIGPGLGRNDSILDTAKGIIERAKAKGIPLVIDADGLWLIAQQPSVIQGYQRAVLTPNFMEFSRLYEAVLTEPVDSSDQHGSLLRLSQAMGNITIVQKGEWDLISDGDKVLVCNHEGSSRRCGGQGDLLAGSLGVLVHWAFLAGPEKINGQNPFVVAAFGACTLTRQCNHQAFQKYGRSMTTTDMISEVGTAFSKLFET